The following proteins are encoded in a genomic region of bacterium:
- the kdsB gene encoding 3-deoxy-manno-octulosonate cytidylyltransferase, with protein sequence MPFVVGVIPARYGSSRLPGKALADLQGKPLLYHVYHRSCRARSLDRVLIATDDERIHKAALGFGAEVVLTGSEHRSGTDRIAEAIQSMAADIVVNIQGDEPLIDFRSIDQTVGLLEEDSSADMATLKAPVSNVEDLVNPNVVKVVTDEKGYALYFSRAPIPYLEKEEDVPGHFYRHVGLYAYRRDFLIQFTQWGPSMLEKLEDLEQLRALEHGARIKVGLTGTHVFGVDTPEDLQRIRKLVEGNEKILDA encoded by the coding sequence ATGCCTTTTGTAGTGGGTGTAATACCGGCAAGGTATGGATCCAGCCGTCTGCCAGGGAAAGCGCTGGCGGATCTACAGGGGAAGCCTCTCCTTTATCACGTTTACCATCGTTCCTGCCGCGCTCGTAGTTTAGACCGGGTGTTGATTGCGACTGACGATGAGCGCATACATAAAGCTGCGCTCGGGTTTGGCGCGGAAGTCGTATTAACGGGCAGTGAGCATCGATCTGGAACCGATCGAATTGCGGAAGCGATTCAGAGTATGGCTGCCGATATCGTGGTGAATATTCAGGGAGATGAGCCGCTCATTGATTTTCGGTCGATTGATCAGACGGTGGGTCTCTTAGAGGAGGATTCTTCGGCGGATATGGCAACATTGAAAGCGCCTGTATCCAACGTCGAGGATCTGGTGAATCCGAACGTGGTGAAGGTCGTAACGGATGAAAAGGGATATGCTCTCTATTTTTCAAGGGCGCCCATCCCTTATTTAGAAAAAGAAGAGGACGTTCCCGGGCATTTTTACAGACACGTTGGTCTTTACGCGTATCGCCGTGATTTTTTGATCCAGTTCACGCAGTGGGGTCCCTCCATGCTGGAGAAGCTGGAAGATCTTGAACAGTTGCGAGCCCTGGAACATGGTGCAAGGATTAAAGTAGGACTCACCGGGACTCATGTCTTTGGAGTAGATACGCCTGAGGATCTGCAACGAATCAGAAAACTTGTGGAAGGGAACGAGAAAATACTAGATGCATAA
- a CDS encoding VIT and VWA domain-containing protein: MNNVQTKSLPLIETERGAHSPGMGTLTVTIEKQCIALPLKKLAIQASVADFVSEVTMRQTFQNPYAEQLEAVYIFPLAGSAAIHRFDLKVGARTIRGIVKEREEARRDYERALDQGKRTGLLEKERDDVFTIKVGNLPPGEEIEVMLTYSESLPFQDNGATELRLPLVVAPRYIPGDPLTRGEVGDGVENDTDVVPDGSRITPPRLAGLNPVISLSISVDILNLPSAGVADFCCSQHAVRTQSENGICHLSLSQEDELLDRDFVLRWRVVSERIQSSLLMHQEEDGGSIGMLSIVPPRQEVPQAPRDVVFLLDRSGSMEGVKMVSAARACIALLASLNPGDRFCILAFDNEVEWFPGERGFVAADEAGRERGQRYLHSIRARGGTEMFNAFTCALQAVQARADSEKRVSHFVLITDGQVGDESRMLQRMQSELRGTRVFTVGVDTAVNQAFLQRLAALGGGTSSFVEPGVQVEEALQHIARDIGTPVVTDLKMEEIGCGLDRDSITPERLPDLFSGRPVIVFFRLKTVGKIRINGVCPDGSVFQQLVEAHSVPLNALPKLWARSRVMDLEDRFRIDRDRQSEWKQKIIELALKYSLLTRFTAFVVIDETEIVNADGSRRKVVQPVHMPARWEMDADMAHQAPASGAFLCMQASPPPVLRSASAPAEWWESATDKLGSLIQERKRKKNERRKSRGLMKELDAFTDVIQQFTAEIDAGIIPSSEKLERARTKLMQALLAANLDLELARLVEFLRREARELVRALSNPSISPAMLKPIFEKNGKLFQEVRQESLKKLGAPADRFWEKSI, translated from the coding sequence ATGAATAACGTACAAACAAAATCTCTTCCCTTGATTGAAACTGAACGTGGCGCTCATTCACCAGGCATGGGGACGCTAACGGTCACTATCGAAAAACAATGTATCGCCTTACCTCTAAAAAAGTTGGCGATCCAGGCCTCTGTTGCGGATTTTGTTTCTGAAGTAACAATGCGACAAACGTTTCAAAATCCTTATGCAGAACAACTGGAAGCCGTTTACATCTTCCCGCTCGCCGGTTCTGCTGCAATCCATCGCTTTGACCTGAAGGTTGGCGCCAGAACGATCCGTGGAATTGTAAAGGAACGGGAAGAGGCCCGGCGCGATTACGAGCGCGCACTCGATCAGGGAAAACGTACCGGCTTGCTGGAAAAGGAAAGAGATGATGTTTTCACAATAAAGGTTGGGAATCTCCCTCCGGGCGAAGAAATCGAGGTGATGCTCACTTATTCTGAATCCCTTCCTTTCCAGGACAACGGCGCGACCGAGTTGAGACTTCCGCTGGTTGTCGCGCCCCGTTATATTCCAGGTGATCCGCTCACGCGTGGCGAGGTTGGAGACGGCGTGGAAAATGATACAGATGTTGTGCCGGATGGATCTCGAATTACTCCTCCGCGATTGGCCGGCTTAAATCCCGTGATTTCGTTGAGCATTTCCGTGGATATTCTCAATCTGCCTTCTGCCGGTGTTGCGGATTTTTGCTGCTCACAACACGCGGTACGAACGCAATCAGAAAATGGTATCTGTCACCTTTCTCTTTCGCAGGAAGATGAGCTGCTGGATCGTGATTTTGTTCTGCGATGGCGGGTTGTCAGCGAAAGAATTCAGTCCTCATTGCTCATGCATCAGGAGGAAGATGGTGGCAGCATTGGAATGCTTTCGATTGTTCCCCCACGACAAGAGGTTCCGCAAGCTCCTCGTGATGTGGTGTTTCTTCTGGACCGTTCCGGATCGATGGAAGGAGTCAAGATGGTTTCTGCAGCCCGCGCTTGCATAGCGCTTCTTGCTTCACTGAACCCAGGAGACAGATTTTGCATCCTCGCCTTTGACAATGAAGTCGAATGGTTTCCAGGTGAAAGAGGCTTTGTTGCTGCCGATGAAGCGGGACGCGAAAGAGGACAAAGGTACTTGCACTCGATCCGCGCTCGCGGCGGAACAGAAATGTTCAACGCTTTTACCTGCGCGCTGCAAGCGGTGCAAGCCCGCGCTGATTCCGAGAAACGTGTTTCTCATTTTGTATTGATCACGGACGGTCAGGTTGGTGATGAATCTCGCATGCTACAGCGGATGCAATCAGAGTTACGTGGCACGCGCGTTTTTACGGTTGGAGTTGATACGGCGGTAAATCAGGCTTTCTTACAAAGACTCGCAGCTCTTGGAGGAGGCACTTCCAGTTTCGTTGAGCCGGGCGTTCAGGTGGAAGAAGCCTTGCAGCACATCGCAAGAGATATCGGAACGCCTGTGGTTACGGATTTGAAAATGGAAGAAATCGGTTGCGGGTTGGACCGCGATTCCATAACACCGGAAAGACTCCCTGATCTTTTTTCCGGCAGGCCGGTCATTGTCTTTTTTCGTTTGAAGACAGTGGGTAAGATCCGCATCAACGGCGTTTGTCCGGACGGGAGCGTTTTCCAGCAGCTTGTTGAAGCGCATAGTGTGCCGTTGAACGCTTTGCCAAAGCTGTGGGCCAGATCACGGGTCATGGATCTGGAAGATAGATTTCGAATTGATCGTGATCGCCAATCGGAATGGAAACAAAAGATCATTGAGTTGGCGCTGAAGTACTCACTTCTCACGCGGTTTACGGCTTTTGTTGTAATCGATGAAACTGAAATCGTGAATGCGGACGGAAGCAGGAGAAAAGTCGTTCAACCGGTTCACATGCCGGCACGGTGGGAAATGGATGCCGACATGGCGCACCAGGCTCCCGCTTCAGGAGCGTTCCTGTGTATGCAAGCTTCTCCTCCTCCAGTGCTTCGAAGCGCTTCGGCTCCAGCCGAGTGGTGGGAATCAGCCACTGATAAACTCGGCTCGCTGATTCAGGAACGCAAAAGGAAGAAGAATGAACGCCGAAAAAGCCGGGGCCTTATGAAGGAGCTCGATGCTTTCACTGACGTCATCCAACAATTCACAGCAGAAATTGATGCCGGCATCATTCCCTCATCAGAAAAGTTGGAACGGGCACGAACGAAATTGATGCAAGCACTTCTTGCAGCAAACCTGGATCTCGAGCTGGCACGTTTGGTCGAATTCTTGAGGCGGGAGGCAAGGGAATTGGTTCGCGCATTAAGCAATCCTTCTATTTCGCCGGCGATGCTCAAGCCCATCTTTGAAAAGAACGGTAAGCTTTTTCAGGAAGTGCGCCAAGAGTCGCTTAAAAAACTCGGTGCACCGGCGGATCGATTCTGGGAGAAAAGTATTTAA
- a CDS encoding MerR family transcriptional regulator: MIKVERYTLEMLSRKMVEFLKEYDLLDAQQDGRVSSVPDSRTVRYYTTLGLLDRPFLEGREARYGRRHILQLLAIKALQGNQIPLSEIQARLYGKTERELESLLASFAKQKKRVSEIKRPLVWREIIIEPGLKVLTEESWSPVLTQSQIEERIHDALKILLQYADKKMET, translated from the coding sequence ATGATCAAGGTGGAACGTTACACGCTGGAGATGTTGTCCCGAAAAATGGTTGAGTTTTTGAAGGAATACGACTTATTGGACGCTCAGCAGGACGGCAGGGTCTCATCGGTGCCGGACAGCAGGACCGTTCGATATTACACAACACTTGGATTGCTGGACCGGCCTTTCCTGGAAGGCCGCGAGGCACGATATGGTCGCCGGCACATCCTCCAGTTGCTTGCCATTAAAGCTTTGCAGGGGAATCAGATTCCTCTTTCCGAAATCCAGGCACGGCTTTACGGAAAGACAGAGCGCGAACTGGAGTCGCTGCTGGCTAGTTTTGCTAAACAGAAAAAGCGGGTTTCAGAAATCAAGCGGCCATTGGTCTGGCGCGAGATCATCATCGAACCCGGGTTGAAAGTTCTTACAGAAGAAAGCTGGTCACCAGTTTTAACGCAGTCTCAGATTGAGGAACGCATTCATGATGCGCTAAAAATCCTCCTTCAATATGCCGACAAAAAAATGGAGACATGA
- a CDS encoding KpsF/GutQ family sugar-phosphate isomerase, with translation MIHETARRVLESEANAIAGLIDRVDYRFEKAVMLLDGCKGRVVLTGMGKSGIICKKIAATFSSTGIPSLFIHPAEAIHGDLGMIVPGDVLIAISNSGETGELLPLLEWVKRVGVPLISLTGSMESTLAKHSDIVIDVSVSEEACPLNLVPTASTTAALAMGDALAMCLMEKRGFQPEDFARLHPGGKLGKKLLKVSDLMRTGDRIPKVHGDTPMKDVIYEMSRKGIGITSVLDAEERVIGVISDGDLRRHLEKDDRLLQRTAADCMTANPKTIPDQELATKALNLMEQMRITSLIVLDEHKKMKGILHIHDLWQTEMF, from the coding sequence TTGATTCACGAAACTGCGCGTCGTGTTCTCGAAAGCGAAGCAAACGCAATCGCCGGGTTGATAGACCGTGTTGACTACCGTTTCGAGAAAGCGGTGATGCTGTTGGACGGATGCAAAGGACGGGTGGTATTAACGGGAATGGGAAAATCCGGAATCATCTGCAAAAAAATTGCTGCAACTTTTTCCAGCACAGGCATTCCCTCTCTTTTCATACATCCCGCAGAAGCGATTCATGGCGATCTGGGAATGATCGTTCCGGGAGATGTTCTGATTGCAATTTCAAACAGCGGAGAAACAGGAGAACTGCTCCCGTTGCTCGAATGGGTCAAAAGAGTCGGTGTGCCGCTGATTTCTCTTACAGGAAGTATGGAATCCACTCTTGCGAAGCACAGCGACATCGTCATCGATGTGTCTGTTTCGGAGGAAGCGTGTCCTTTGAATCTTGTTCCCACGGCCTCCACAACTGCTGCGCTGGCGATGGGTGATGCCTTGGCGATGTGTCTGATGGAAAAACGCGGATTCCAGCCTGAAGATTTTGCGCGATTGCATCCAGGCGGAAAGCTGGGTAAAAAACTGCTGAAAGTGAGCGATCTTATGCGAACGGGAGATCGCATACCTAAAGTGCATGGGGATACTCCGATGAAGGATGTGATCTACGAAATGTCGCGGAAAGGCATAGGAATCACCAGCGTTTTGGACGCGGAGGAGCGTGTGATCGGAGTCATTTCTGATGGTGATCTCAGAAGGCATCTGGAGAAAGATGACCGCTTGCTTCAGCGCACCGCGGCGGATTGCATGACTGCCAATCCGAAAACGATTCCGGACCAGGAGCTTGCCACGAAAGCTTTGAATCTGATGGAACAGATGCGAATTACTTCTCTGATCGTTCTGGACGAACATAAAAAAATGAAGGGCATCCTTCACATTCATGATTTGTGGCAAACGGAAATGTTTTGA
- a CDS encoding CTP synthase codes for MTRYIFVTGGVVSALGKGLASASIGMLMEARGYKVNMLKFDPYINVDPGTMSPFQHGEVFVTDDGAETDLDLGHYERFTSAKIGRLNNYTTGQIYESVINKERRGDYLGKTVQVIPHITDEIKSAIHRISKGVDIVIVEIGGTVGDIESLPFLEAIRQFRLDVGRDNAIFVHLTLVPYIATAGELKTKPTQHSVKELREIGLQPDILLCRTDRFLPPAIKNKISLFSNVVPEAVITAKDVSTIYEVPLVFKQENLDRVILKLLRLPETDVHLEEWEKLVERIKNPKHEVLIGVVGKYVELEDSYKSLYEALYHGGSANEARVKIEWIEAEKIEPSNAHEKLGHVDGLLVPGGFGLRGIPGMIHAIQYARESKVPYFGICLGMQTALIEFARNLAGYADADSTEFNQETLNKIFVMLHDLKGVTNMGGTMRLGAYPCVLGQDTLAAKIYGSTEISERHRHRYEFNREFEARLSELGMVFSGYSPDKTFVEMIEIKDHPWFVGCQFHPEYKSKPTVPHPLFQSFIAASLANRLKKREPRMLLQEVQ; via the coding sequence ATGACTAGGTACATCTTTGTTACAGGCGGTGTGGTTTCAGCTTTGGGGAAGGGGCTTGCGTCAGCGTCCATTGGAATGTTGATGGAAGCGCGCGGATATAAGGTTAACATGTTGAAATTTGATCCTTACATCAACGTTGATCCGGGCACGATGAGTCCGTTTCAGCATGGGGAGGTTTTCGTAACGGACGATGGCGCAGAAACAGATCTGGACCTCGGGCATTATGAACGATTTACTTCGGCGAAAATTGGAAGATTAAATAACTATACAACCGGTCAGATCTATGAATCCGTTATTAACAAAGAAAGACGGGGAGATTATCTTGGGAAAACAGTCCAGGTAATCCCGCACATCACAGATGAGATTAAATCGGCTATTCATCGAATCAGCAAGGGTGTTGACATTGTAATTGTGGAAATAGGCGGAACAGTTGGGGACATTGAAAGTCTTCCATTTCTGGAAGCGATCCGCCAGTTCCGGCTTGATGTCGGCCGTGATAATGCCATTTTTGTTCATTTGACTCTGGTTCCGTATATTGCTACGGCGGGTGAGTTGAAGACGAAGCCGACCCAGCACAGCGTGAAAGAACTTCGCGAAATCGGTCTTCAGCCCGATATTCTGTTGTGCCGCACGGATCGTTTCCTTCCGCCGGCAATTAAAAACAAGATTTCCTTGTTCAGCAACGTGGTTCCCGAAGCCGTCATAACAGCGAAAGACGTTTCGACAATTTATGAAGTGCCTCTCGTGTTTAAGCAGGAGAATCTGGATCGCGTAATTCTAAAGTTGCTTCGTTTACCTGAAACAGATGTTCACCTCGAAGAATGGGAAAAACTAGTGGAACGGATCAAGAATCCGAAGCATGAAGTATTGATTGGCGTGGTTGGAAAGTATGTCGAGCTGGAAGATTCCTACAAGAGTTTATATGAAGCTCTTTATCATGGCGGGTCTGCAAATGAAGCGCGAGTAAAAATTGAGTGGATTGAGGCTGAGAAGATCGAGCCTTCCAATGCCCACGAAAAGTTAGGTCACGTGGATGGCCTTCTGGTTCCCGGTGGTTTTGGCCTCCGCGGAATTCCAGGAATGATTCATGCAATCCAGTATGCGCGCGAAAGCAAAGTTCCCTACTTTGGAATTTGTCTTGGCATGCAAACTGCGCTGATCGAGTTTGCGCGAAACCTTGCGGGATACGCGGATGCGGACAGCACAGAGTTTAATCAGGAAACCTTGAACAAGATCTTTGTGATGCTGCACGATCTCAAAGGCGTCACGAACATGGGCGGCACGATGAGGCTCGGAGCGTATCCCTGTGTGCTGGGACAAGACACGCTGGCTGCTAAGATTTATGGCTCAACAGAGATTTCGGAACGGCACAGACATCGCTATGAATTCAATCGAGAATTTGAAGCCCGGCTCAGCGAACTGGGAATGGTTTTTTCCGGTTATTCGCCCGATAAAACATTTGTAGAAATGATAGAAATCAAGGATCATCCATGGTTTGTGGGCTGCCAGTTTCATCCTGAATATAAATCGAAACCGACAGTGCCACACCCGCTATTCCAATCATTCATAGCTGCATCGCTCGCGAATCGGCTGAAAAAGCGCGAGCCGAGGATGTTGCTGCAAGAAGTGCAATGA
- a CDS encoding PilZ domain-containing protein, translating to KRKWSLEDENMQLRIYLPISAAPLICPARVRWVKEDGSSSAMGLEMYLTQTLKRELNKWLKQNEKKQLK from the coding sequence AAACGAAAATGGAGTCTGGAAGATGAAAACATGCAGCTTCGCATTTATTTGCCGATTTCAGCTGCGCCTCTGATATGCCCTGCGCGGGTTCGCTGGGTGAAAGAAGACGGAAGTTCCTCCGCTATGGGTCTGGAAATGTACCTGACTCAGACTCTGAAGAGGGAACTCAACAAGTGGCTTAAGCAAAATGAGAAGAAGCAGCTCAAGTAA
- the kdsA gene encoding 3-deoxy-8-phosphooctulonate synthase, giving the protein MKPFLIADGIEVRNSAPFFFIGGPCVIESFKHIDLMCGQISKICGRLKVPFVFKASFDKANRSSLESFRGPGPREGASLFGELKKNYSIPILTDIHTPEQADLLAPVVDILQIPAFLCRQTDLLLSAGRTGRVVNVKKGQFMAPWDMKNAVQKITSTGNDRILLTERGFSFGYNNLVVDFRSLQIMKQMDCGVVFDATHSVQLPAGEGNHSGGQREFIAPLARAAVSVGVHGLFMEVHDRPEQALSDGPSACPLDQLEPLLEKLIRLDRIVKET; this is encoded by the coding sequence ATGAAACCATTTTTGATCGCGGATGGAATCGAAGTCCGCAACTCTGCGCCATTCTTTTTTATCGGTGGTCCGTGTGTCATTGAGAGTTTTAAGCACATCGATTTGATGTGCGGACAGATCTCGAAGATTTGCGGACGTTTGAAGGTTCCCTTCGTTTTTAAAGCTTCTTTCGACAAAGCAAACAGATCTTCGCTTGAATCATTTCGCGGGCCTGGACCTCGTGAAGGCGCATCGCTGTTTGGTGAGCTGAAGAAAAACTACAGCATTCCGATTCTTACCGACATCCACACTCCGGAGCAGGCTGATCTGCTTGCGCCGGTCGTAGATATTTTGCAGATCCCGGCTTTTTTGTGCCGTCAAACGGACTTATTACTGTCAGCCGGGAGAACAGGCCGGGTGGTGAACGTAAAAAAGGGACAATTCATGGCTCCCTGGGACATGAAGAATGCTGTGCAAAAAATAACGAGCACGGGAAACGACAGGATTTTGCTGACGGAACGTGGATTTTCTTTTGGCTACAACAATCTCGTAGTGGATTTTCGTTCGCTGCAAATCATGAAGCAGATGGACTGTGGTGTTGTTTTTGATGCAACGCACAGTGTGCAATTGCCAGCCGGGGAAGGGAATCATTCAGGTGGACAGCGAGAATTCATCGCGCCTCTGGCCCGGGCAGCGGTGAGCGTCGGCGTTCACGGTCTCTTTATGGAGGTTCACGACCGGCCGGAACAGGCTCTTTCGGATGGCCCGAGCGCTTGTCCCCTTGATCAGCTGGAGCCACTGCTAGAGAAACTGATCCGGCTGGACCGTATTGTGAAGGAAACTTGA
- a CDS encoding HAD hydrolase family protein, whose translation MNNPLVEKARKIKMLLLDVDGVMTSGQVLLTPQGEELKHFSIHDGFGMVCAMKAGIRIGIISGRSSPSLRMRCDELKIEDLYMDTMDKLPVLAEIMRKYGLSPEEIAYAGDDLPDLPVLLRVGLSVAPQNAHHHVKSRVDLQLSKAGGEGAVRELTDFLLAAQGKEEKILEQFL comes from the coding sequence ATGAATAATCCATTAGTGGAAAAGGCCCGCAAAATCAAAATGTTGTTGCTCGATGTGGACGGGGTAATGACCAGTGGGCAGGTTCTGCTCACACCGCAAGGAGAGGAGCTAAAACATTTTTCCATTCATGATGGATTTGGAATGGTTTGCGCGATGAAAGCCGGAATTCGAATTGGAATCATCAGCGGACGCTCTTCACCATCGTTGAGGATGCGTTGCGATGAATTGAAGATAGAAGATTTGTACATGGACACGATGGATAAGCTGCCGGTGCTGGCTGAAATCATGCGAAAATACGGACTCTCTCCCGAGGAGATTGCCTACGCAGGAGACGATCTTCCGGATCTACCGGTTTTGCTAAGAGTCGGTCTCTCCGTTGCGCCGCAAAACGCGCACCACCATGTGAAGAGTCGAGTGGACCTGCAATTGAGCAAAGCAGGTGGAGAGGGCGCGGTTCGCGAGTTAACGGATTTTTTGCTGGCCGCCCAGGGGAAAGAGGAAAAAATTCTGGAGCAGTTTTTGTAA